The Brevibacillus brevis genome contains a region encoding:
- the aroQ gene encoding type II 3-dehydroquinate dehydratase, with the protein MTSVLVLNGPNLNLLGTREPDVYGRETLEDVVTILKGVMDELGGKLEHLQSNHEGVLIDAIHQARGVHDGILINPGAFTHYSYAIRDALASVALPTIEVHISNIHAREPFRHHSVIAPIAIGQVVGLGIDGYEWALRALVRKIGKK; encoded by the coding sequence ATGACTTCCGTCTTGGTACTGAACGGGCCCAACCTGAATTTATTGGGGACAAGGGAGCCGGATGTTTACGGAAGGGAAACGCTGGAGGATGTGGTGACAATCCTGAAGGGTGTCATGGATGAGTTGGGTGGAAAGCTTGAGCATCTCCAATCGAATCACGAAGGTGTCCTCATCGACGCGATTCATCAGGCGAGAGGTGTCCATGACGGCATCTTGATCAATCCAGGGGCATTCACCCATTACAGCTATGCGATCCGAGACGCATTGGCCAGTGTAGCTCTGCCAACGATTGAAGTACATATCTCCAATATTCATGCACGGGAACCATTTCGCCATCACTCGGTCATCGCTCCTATCGCGATTGGACAAGTTGTCGGATTGGGAATCGATGGATATGAATGGGCACTAAGAGCGCTCGTCCGTAAAATCGGAAAAAAATAA
- a CDS encoding lipoate--protein ligase family protein, translated as MEQWRYIVTEAMSPPMNMAVDEAILQLHSEGKVPPTVRFYTWDPATLSIGYFQKAIKEINLEEVQKRGLGFVRRATGGRAVLHDQELTYSVIVSEDHPKMPSSVTEAYKIISLGLLHGFQNLGLSAEMVSLANEEEKEKYTSPGSSACFDSPSWYELVVEGKKVAGSAQTRQKGVILQHGSILLDMDVDLLFSLLHFPSERVKQRMIDSFRQKAVTINQVSPRPISLQESIEAFSKGFASGLEVELIPSTLTDEELALAEELVSTRYATDEWNLRR; from the coding sequence ATGGAACAGTGGCGCTATATCGTGACGGAAGCAATGTCACCCCCGATGAATATGGCAGTAGATGAAGCAATTTTGCAATTACATAGTGAGGGCAAGGTTCCCCCGACCGTTCGTTTTTACACGTGGGACCCGGCGACACTGTCGATTGGTTATTTCCAGAAGGCCATCAAGGAAATCAACCTGGAGGAAGTTCAAAAGAGAGGACTGGGCTTTGTTCGCAGAGCGACGGGAGGGCGTGCTGTTCTCCACGATCAGGAGCTGACATACAGTGTCATCGTATCCGAAGACCATCCGAAAATGCCTTCGAGTGTGACGGAAGCCTACAAAATCATCAGCTTGGGACTTCTGCACGGCTTCCAAAACCTTGGACTCTCGGCGGAAATGGTCTCTTTGGCGAATGAAGAAGAGAAGGAAAAGTATACATCTCCAGGGTCATCCGCCTGCTTCGATTCGCCCTCTTGGTATGAGCTCGTAGTAGAGGGGAAAAAAGTAGCGGGAAGCGCTCAGACTCGCCAAAAGGGTGTTATTCTTCAGCACGGCTCTATTCTGCTTGATATGGACGTAGATTTGCTGTTCTCGCTCTTGCATTTCCCATCGGAGCGGGTAAAACAACGGATGATCGATAGCTTCCGTCAAAAAGCAGTGACGATCAACCAAGTAAGCCCTCGGCCAATCAGTCTCCAAGAATCCATCGAGGCGTTCTCGAAAGGCTTTGCATCCGGATTGGAAGTGGAGCTGATCCCTTCAACGCTTACAGATGAAGAACTCGCTTTGGCAGAAGAACTCGTGAGTACGCGCTATGCTACAGACGAATGGAATTTGCGTCGTTAA
- a CDS encoding M24 family metallopeptidase, giving the protein MKQRLHKLREALTQVGAEAFITEKTENRFYLSGFTGSTGWVIVTETEAFLVTDFRYVEQGQEQAPDFTVVNNERKAVEAIAKLLQEKGIKRLAFESSVSFSTYQDWNKGFDGVELVPTSGLLEKIRMFKDESEMVIIREAVRIAEAAFTHIQGYIKPGVRESDVALELEYFMRKQGATGSAFDMIVASGVRGALPHGRASEKVIQAGEMVTLDFGAAYQGYHSDITRTLSVGEPDPKMREIYEIVLRAQLAGLEALKPGVSAKDADAATRDIITAAGYGDAYGHSAGHGLGLEVHELPGLSTVSTFVLEPGMLVTMEPGIYVTGLGGVRIEDDVWITADGHENLNRSTKELLILPV; this is encoded by the coding sequence ATGAAACAACGTCTGCATAAATTGCGCGAGGCACTGACACAAGTTGGAGCAGAGGCGTTTATTACCGAAAAAACAGAGAATCGCTTCTACCTGAGTGGTTTCACAGGTTCAACGGGATGGGTAATTGTCACCGAAACAGAGGCGTTTCTCGTCACAGACTTTCGCTATGTGGAACAAGGGCAAGAACAGGCACCAGATTTTACGGTGGTAAACAACGAGAGAAAAGCTGTCGAAGCGATTGCAAAGCTCCTGCAAGAAAAAGGGATCAAGCGCTTGGCATTTGAGAGCAGCGTGTCCTTTAGCACCTATCAGGATTGGAACAAAGGATTTGACGGAGTGGAGCTGGTACCAACAAGCGGTCTGCTTGAAAAAATCCGCATGTTTAAAGACGAATCTGAGATGGTCATTATTCGTGAAGCGGTTCGGATCGCAGAAGCGGCTTTTACGCATATTCAAGGTTACATCAAGCCAGGTGTGCGTGAATCCGATGTTGCTTTGGAATTGGAATACTTCATGCGCAAACAAGGAGCGACAGGCTCTGCTTTTGATATGATCGTAGCGTCAGGTGTGCGCGGCGCTCTGCCACACGGACGAGCTTCCGAGAAAGTGATTCAGGCAGGGGAAATGGTTACGCTCGACTTTGGTGCTGCTTATCAGGGCTACCATTCCGACATCACACGCACGTTGTCTGTGGGAGAGCCAGACCCGAAAATGCGTGAAATCTACGAAATCGTTCTGCGTGCGCAGTTGGCAGGTTTAGAAGCACTGAAGCCAGGTGTATCCGCAAAAGACGCTGACGCAGCAACGCGAGATATCATCACAGCAGCAGGCTATGGTGACGCATATGGACACAGTGCAGGTCATGGCCTCGGACTGGAAGTTCACGAGCTGCCGGGGCTGTCGACTGTCAGCACCTTCGTATTGGAGCCAGGTATGCTCGTGACAATGGAGCCAGGCATTTATGTAACAGGACTTGGTGGCGTTCGGATCGAAGACGATGTGTGGATTACAGCTGATGGTCATGAGAACCTGAACAGGTCCACGAAAGAGTTGCTCATTTTGCCTGTGTAA
- a CDS encoding DUF1385 domain-containing protein, giving the protein MVIVLAQQNVPSYGGQAVIEGVMFGGKTMTVTAVRKKNHEIEYFESPRSEYKWITTLKKIPFVRGIVGLVEASANGAKHLNFASEQYSMESGEEVSESPSKLTMILGVAVVGVLSFLFGKFVFTLVPVFLADFLLGKWVPDGVPQTLAEGGFKILLLLGYITAIAQAPLIKRLFQYHGAEHKVINAFESGVELTVANVQKFSALHYRCGSSFLIFSVFVGVVIYSLFSYDSLTERVVQRIVLLPLVIGVSYEVLQWTNKLRDVPVLRYLGYPGLWLQKITTREPDDSQVEVAIASFQKMRELDQKHVQERMVTTG; this is encoded by the coding sequence ATGGTGATTGTATTGGCGCAACAAAACGTACCTAGCTACGGCGGTCAGGCCGTCATCGAAGGAGTTATGTTCGGTGGCAAAACCATGACTGTTACGGCTGTTCGCAAAAAAAATCATGAAATTGAGTATTTTGAATCCCCACGATCGGAATATAAATGGATTACTACGCTGAAAAAGATTCCGTTTGTGCGTGGGATTGTTGGTTTGGTCGAAGCCAGCGCCAATGGGGCCAAACATCTCAACTTCGCCTCTGAACAATACAGTATGGAGTCTGGAGAAGAAGTTTCTGAAAGCCCATCGAAGCTCACCATGATTTTAGGTGTTGCTGTCGTCGGGGTACTTTCTTTCCTGTTCGGCAAATTCGTATTTACACTCGTTCCCGTTTTCCTGGCCGACTTTTTACTCGGAAAATGGGTACCGGATGGCGTTCCTCAAACGTTGGCTGAAGGCGGATTTAAAATCTTGCTCCTCCTCGGCTACATTACAGCAATTGCACAAGCTCCGTTGATTAAAAGGCTTTTTCAATACCATGGAGCCGAGCATAAAGTGATTAACGCATTCGAATCCGGGGTAGAATTAACAGTAGCCAATGTACAAAAATTTTCCGCTCTGCATTATCGTTGCGGCAGTAGTTTTCTCATTTTCTCAGTGTTCGTCGGTGTAGTGATTTACTCACTGTTCAGTTATGACTCCCTGACGGAGAGGGTCGTACAACGCATTGTTCTTTTGCCACTGGTAATCGGCGTCTCTTACGAGGTTTTGCAGTGGACAAACAAGCTCCGTGATGTACCAGTCCTACGTTACCTTGGTTATCCAGGATTGTGGTTGCAAAAGATCACGACTCGTGAACCAGATGACAGCCAAGTCGAGGTAGCCATCGCTTCATTCCAAAAGATGCGGGAGCTTGATCAGAAGCACGTGCAGGAAAGAATGGTTACGACCGGATAA
- the mntR gene encoding transcriptional regulator MntR, whose translation MPPTPSMEDYLERIYNLIEEKGYARVSDIAEALEVHPSSVTKMVQKLDKDKYLVYEKYRGLVLTPKGKKIGKRLVDRHSLLEEFMRIIGLDEEHIYQDVEGIEHHLSWESITCLEYLVQYFEADPKRIEELRNIRLLDEQKEE comes from the coding sequence ATGCCGCCGACGCCGAGTATGGAAGACTATTTGGAACGCATTTACAACTTAATTGAAGAAAAGGGCTATGCTCGTGTCTCCGATATTGCTGAAGCGTTGGAAGTACATCCCTCTTCGGTCACGAAAATGGTTCAGAAGCTGGACAAAGACAAGTATCTCGTTTATGAAAAATACCGTGGACTTGTGTTGACGCCAAAAGGGAAGAAAATCGGAAAACGCTTAGTGGACCGTCACAGTCTTCTGGAAGAATTTATGCGGATCATTGGCTTGGATGAAGAGCATATTTATCAGGATGTGGAAGGAATCGAGCACCACCTGAGCTGGGAATCGATTACATGCCTGGAGTATCTGGTTCAGTACTTCGAGGCAGATCCAAAGCGTATAGAAGAGCTTCGTAACATTCGTTTGTTAGATGAGCAAAAAGAGGAATAG
- a CDS encoding M28 family peptidase, with translation MRSVRHYALCALLVCGTILPIPFLSHRAHAEETQDWIDPERLYGHVEQLARTARPPATETEFAAAVYVENTLRSYGYKTKLDPFSYYTYRKPTSLSLTMEEWPGQKWTVSSFAFGINGTATAEVVDAGLGRAVDFANDASRGKIALVKRGEIPFGEKVRQAAAAGAVALIIWNDREEGWNASLGEPLDMAVPVIALSKADGTKLQKRIMDKRPVKGTVKVEGAVTTKQTSYNIVASRKPNQNDTGQVVMVSAHHDSAGLSVGANHNGSGVAALLEIARDMADKSIDTEVRFVSFGAVTSGSRGPIAYVNALSATERQAMIAAFYVDGVGSQKAELVATNSLGNENLPIQLLRAAGVSPSDKDRTRERNGAAGYLAAAGIPTALVTSAGTGQATDDSLSQIDRKQIATATKAVLSAIHKITEQTTPAYPLGSPIGGQLRAESEALQ, from the coding sequence ATGCGATCTGTCCGTCACTATGCGCTATGTGCCTTGCTTGTCTGTGGAACGATATTGCCGATACCTTTCCTTTCACATCGTGCTCATGCAGAGGAAACGCAAGACTGGATCGATCCTGAACGCTTGTACGGCCATGTCGAGCAATTGGCGAGAACAGCCCGTCCACCTGCTACTGAAACGGAATTTGCAGCAGCTGTCTATGTGGAAAATACACTGCGATCTTACGGGTACAAGACCAAGCTCGATCCTTTTTCTTATTATACGTACCGAAAGCCTACTTCTCTATCACTGACGATGGAAGAATGGCCTGGTCAAAAATGGACAGTAAGTAGTTTTGCTTTTGGGATCAATGGAACCGCGACAGCAGAAGTGGTGGATGCAGGCTTGGGAAGAGCGGTTGATTTTGCGAATGATGCATCTCGGGGGAAGATTGCCTTGGTCAAGCGAGGTGAGATTCCGTTCGGAGAAAAAGTACGCCAAGCAGCGGCTGCCGGAGCCGTTGCTCTTATCATCTGGAATGATCGGGAGGAAGGTTGGAATGCTTCACTGGGCGAACCTCTGGATATGGCGGTTCCTGTGATCGCTTTGTCCAAGGCGGATGGCACGAAGCTCCAAAAACGCATCATGGACAAGCGGCCTGTGAAGGGAACCGTAAAGGTAGAAGGAGCCGTAACCACTAAGCAAACCTCGTATAATATCGTGGCAAGCCGAAAGCCCAATCAAAACGATACCGGGCAGGTCGTCATGGTATCCGCTCACCATGATTCCGCTGGGTTATCTGTTGGGGCAAATCACAATGGCTCCGGTGTAGCGGCCTTACTTGAAATAGCGCGTGATATGGCTGACAAGTCGATTGATACGGAAGTGAGGTTCGTAAGCTTCGGTGCGGTTACTTCGGGAAGCAGAGGACCGATTGCTTATGTGAATGCCTTATCAGCTACAGAGCGACAAGCCATGATTGCAGCCTTCTATGTCGATGGGGTGGGGAGTCAAAAGGCAGAGCTTGTTGCAACCAATTCGCTGGGCAATGAAAATCTGCCAATCCAACTGCTGAGAGCAGCGGGGGTGTCTCCTTCCGACAAGGATAGGACGCGCGAACGAAACGGTGCAGCAGGTTATTTGGCCGCCGCAGGCATTCCTACGGCACTTGTGACGAGTGCAGGGACTGGACAAGCAACAGATGATTCCCTGTCCCAAATTGATCGGAAACAAATCGCAACGGCGACAAAGGCGGTTCTTTCAGCAATCCACAAAATTACGGAACAAACAACGCCAGCTTATCCGCTGGGTTCTCCAATTGGGGGACAGCTAAGAGCGGAAAGTGAGGCTTTGCAGTAA
- a CDS encoding NADPH-dependent FMN reductase, which yields MKIVGIAGSMNANSTTKQAIHIVLEAAKAAGADVEMIHLADWKLPLYDDRDDTSTYPEIVHRFVKAISEADGLVIGSPEYHGTMTGALKNAIDFLEARILRDKQVAIIGVAGGSMGATNTVNTLQLIMRNLHAWPLPSSPSIPSAYNAFTPEGKLKDERLHARMEQLGQQLVQYVQMMNPTPEKQLR from the coding sequence ATGAAAATTGTAGGAATAGCCGGAAGCATGAATGCCAACTCTACGACAAAACAAGCGATTCATATTGTACTTGAAGCCGCGAAGGCTGCAGGTGCCGATGTTGAAATGATTCATCTCGCGGACTGGAAGCTGCCGCTGTATGATGATCGTGATGATACCAGTACGTATCCTGAAATTGTCCATCGGTTTGTCAAAGCGATTTCTGAAGCAGATGGCCTTGTAATCGGTTCGCCTGAATACCATGGCACAATGACCGGTGCTTTGAAAAATGCCATTGACTTCTTAGAAGCGCGCATTTTGCGTGACAAGCAGGTTGCCATTATTGGCGTCGCTGGGGGAAGCATGGGTGCTACGAACACGGTCAACACGTTGCAGTTAATCATGCGCAACCTGCACGCATGGCCGTTGCCATCTAGCCCTTCCATCCCAAGTGCATACAATGCCTTTACACCTGAAGGCAAGCTGAAGGATGAGCGCTTGCATGCGCGCATGGAGCAATTGGGTCAACAACTCGTACAATATGTCCAAATGATGAACCCAACACCAGAAAAACAGCTACGATAG
- a CDS encoding YqhR family membrane protein, translated as MERSKTGRKHKQERVSHTEEGRQGSKRISTSKILEVAFWGTIIWGLVRLMAHFLNMTPYGVGSFARPFISIEDENTFTSVCLGAIVLFVETAVASFVFSLLFSRIRAWWLGLVYGAVMLVIAGFFFHIANWEVATLSTEAAWYLTFGLFIGMTIILEQSDENHAWNESTR; from the coding sequence ATGGAAAGAAGCAAAACAGGACGAAAGCACAAGCAAGAACGCGTATCCCATACGGAAGAAGGCAGGCAAGGGAGTAAAAGAATCTCCACTTCGAAGATTTTGGAGGTCGCATTCTGGGGAACGATCATTTGGGGGCTCGTTCGTTTGATGGCTCACTTTTTGAACATGACCCCGTACGGAGTCGGATCGTTTGCACGTCCTTTTATCAGCATCGAGGATGAAAATACGTTTACGAGCGTGTGCCTTGGTGCTATCGTGCTGTTCGTTGAAACAGCCGTTGCCTCATTTGTGTTCAGCTTGCTTTTTAGCCGGATCCGTGCGTGGTGGCTGGGACTCGTCTACGGGGCAGTCATGTTAGTGATAGCGGGCTTTTTCTTTCATATCGCAAATTGGGAGGTCGCCACTTTAAGTACGGAAGCCGCTTGGTATTTGACGTTTGGCTTGTTCATTGGAATGACAATCATACTCGAGCAGTCAGACGAGAATCATGCATGGAATGAGTCCACAAGGTAG
- a CDS encoding ABC transporter C family protein, whose amino-acid sequence MLRRIPPVILIVIVLAIYGFLITLINDPVSTIVILGLSVVLFLVVRNYLQTGSFFSQGAGSGKPRQPKVKVKPKPSIARQAVKKQSTTPRKDHPFRVIEGSKGKQKEKQDEKSQNNISH is encoded by the coding sequence ATGTTACGCCGCATTCCACCAGTGATTCTGATAGTGATCGTACTGGCGATTTACGGATTTTTGATAACACTCATCAATGATCCTGTCAGCACGATTGTCATCTTGGGATTATCCGTTGTACTTTTCTTGGTCGTGCGCAACTATTTACAAACCGGCTCCTTCTTTTCACAAGGCGCAGGCTCTGGCAAACCTAGACAGCCAAAGGTCAAGGTGAAGCCAAAGCCCTCCATTGCTCGGCAAGCTGTGAAGAAGCAGTCGACTACCCCGAGAAAAGATCATCCATTTCGTGTGATCGAAGGCAGCAAAGGGAAGCAAAAAGAGAAACAAGACGAAAAATCGCAAAATAATATCTCCCACTAA
- the dat gene encoding D-amino-acid transaminase yields the protein MLYVDGKWVEDGQVAVHPEDRGYNFGDGIYEVVRIYKGRMYQWDGHLTRLFRSAKEIKMELPWSAEELTDLANQLIAKNNITENDDASLYLQVSRGASPRVHDIPSGIKPVIMGFVRRKDRPVADMKKGWTAQLVEDIRWLRCDIKTLNLLGAVLVKQYAKDAGAQESILHRNGIITECSSSNLFVVKNGELYTHQADNLILHGITRQVVIDLARNNGITVHEEAFDMAFLKQADEIFLTSTTAEIMPLISVDGVAVGNGQPGPVVLTLQDLFEQHINTSVLV from the coding sequence ATGCTGTATGTAGATGGCAAATGGGTAGAAGACGGGCAAGTCGCAGTTCATCCAGAAGACCGCGGTTACAACTTTGGGGATGGCATATATGAGGTAGTACGTATTTATAAGGGCCGTATGTATCAATGGGATGGACATCTTACCCGTTTGTTCCGAAGTGCCAAAGAAATAAAAATGGAGCTTCCATGGAGCGCAGAAGAGCTGACAGACTTAGCGAATCAGCTGATCGCCAAGAACAATATCACGGAGAATGATGACGCCAGCCTTTACCTGCAAGTATCTCGTGGCGCCTCTCCCCGTGTACACGATATTCCGTCCGGGATCAAGCCTGTGATCATGGGCTTTGTCCGTCGCAAGGATCGTCCTGTCGCCGATATGAAAAAAGGCTGGACCGCTCAGCTCGTCGAAGATATCCGCTGGCTGCGTTGTGATATCAAAACGCTCAATCTGCTAGGGGCTGTTCTTGTCAAACAATACGCAAAGGATGCAGGTGCCCAAGAATCGATTTTGCACCGCAACGGCATCATCACAGAGTGCAGCTCCTCCAATTTGTTCGTCGTGAAAAATGGCGAGCTGTATACGCATCAGGCTGACAATCTGATCCTGCACGGAATTACTCGCCAAGTGGTCATTGATTTGGCTCGGAACAATGGCATCACTGTACATGAAGAAGCATTCGACATGGCTTTCTTGAAGCAAGCCGATGAAATATTCCTCACCAGCACGACCGCGGAAATCATGCCGCTCATCTCGGTAGATGGCGTCGCTGTCGGCAACGGACAGCCAGGACCTGTCGTGCTTACGCTACAAGACTTGTTTGAACAGCATATCAACACGAGTGTTCTCGTGTAA
- a CDS encoding patatin-like phospholipase family protein, with amino-acid sequence MKADAVFEGGGVKGIAFIGALRVMEENGYTWERLAGTSAGSIVAALLGAGYSSHELKPIFEELDYLHFLKHSGLGRLPLIGPIYELVVREGIYRADRIELFIEELLQRKGVRTFGDLPPGKLKVVASDVTDGKMLILPDDLPRYGVEPDHFPVARAVRMSSSIPFFFQPAKLQSAGHVHYIVDGALLSNYPVWLFDVPGTPRWPTIGFRLSDDQDKREATSIKGLFSFSRGLLATMLDAHDRLYVEKAKAVRTIFIHTLGVRTTQFQLSKEMRQQLFESGEAAAHKFLAQWDFEDYVKVFRNSSPKMLV; translated from the coding sequence GTGAAAGCGGATGCAGTCTTTGAAGGTGGCGGCGTAAAAGGAATCGCTTTTATCGGTGCCTTGCGAGTCATGGAGGAGAATGGATACACATGGGAAAGACTCGCGGGTACCTCGGCTGGCTCCATTGTTGCAGCTTTGCTCGGCGCAGGCTATTCTAGCCATGAGTTGAAACCGATCTTTGAAGAGCTGGATTACCTTCACTTTCTCAAGCACTCGGGGTTGGGCAGGCTCCCTCTCATCGGGCCAATCTATGAACTAGTCGTGCGGGAAGGGATTTATCGAGCAGATCGAATCGAATTGTTCATAGAGGAGTTGTTACAGCGAAAAGGAGTGCGAACATTCGGAGATCTTCCTCCTGGTAAGCTGAAAGTTGTCGCATCTGATGTCACTGACGGAAAAATGCTTATACTTCCCGACGATTTGCCACGATATGGTGTAGAACCCGATCATTTTCCTGTGGCACGAGCGGTTCGCATGTCTTCGTCTATCCCGTTCTTTTTTCAGCCTGCAAAGCTGCAAAGTGCTGGACATGTCCACTATATTGTCGATGGCGCATTATTGAGTAACTATCCCGTGTGGTTATTTGATGTACCCGGGACTCCGCGGTGGCCGACGATTGGTTTTCGTCTGAGTGATGATCAGGACAAGAGAGAAGCGACTAGCATCAAAGGTCTTTTTTCCTTCTCTCGGGGATTGCTGGCGACCATGCTCGATGCTCATGACCGCCTGTATGTGGAAAAGGCAAAAGCCGTTCGGACGATTTTCATCCATACATTAGGGGTGAGAACCACCCAATTTCAGCTGTCTAAAGAAATGAGGCAACAATTGTTTGAGTCAGGGGAGGCAGCGGCTCACAAATTTTTGGCGCAATGGGATTTTGAAGATTACGTCAAAGTGTTTCGCAATAGCTCTCCGAAAATGCTGGTCTAA